In one Candidatus Zixiibacteriota bacterium genomic region, the following are encoded:
- a CDS encoding PorV/PorQ family protein — MKTKTTIFLTLLAVLTCGSLYAADGDGGYAGAFYQVPIGARPTAMGGAYRAISDDGAAPLYNPAGLAGLKTSLFSSSYRLMKLDRQVGYVTLMFPAKGNSALGLHWRYAGSGAVDVRNADGDKLGREISMNSHDFAVVFAKRFAGPFAAGVKMYYLHSGFADMKAFSVGFDAGFMLHMDHLLHERGESEGSAVRDIQLGLTLKYFEAKYIWKNEEYVFRYIDGSSFGTEQEDKIPVEIGLGTSARLRDGRLLLAGDLVKNSKQGVAVHLGGEYIVKPEFALRGGFSDGRFTVGTGYIFNLSDRVLGIDYAFSTDRADEGSEHVFSFELKF, encoded by the coding sequence ATGAAAACAAAAACTACAATATTCCTGACCCTTCTGGCTGTCCTTACTTGCGGATCACTCTACGCCGCCGACGGCGACGGCGGATATGCCGGTGCCTTTTATCAGGTGCCGATTGGTGCTCGTCCCACCGCTATGGGCGGCGCCTATCGGGCGATTTCCGACGACGGCGCAGCACCGCTCTACAATCCGGCCGGACTGGCCGGACTTAAGACCAGTCTGTTCTCATCCTCGTATCGTTTGATGAAGCTGGATCGGCAGGTCGGCTATGTCACCCTTATGTTCCCGGCCAAAGGGAACTCGGCGCTCGGTTTGCACTGGCGCTATGCCGGCTCCGGCGCCGTCGATGTACGCAACGCCGACGGCGATAAGCTGGGGCGTGAAATCAGTATGAACAGTCACGACTTCGCGGTTGTTTTCGCCAAACGATTCGCCGGACCGTTCGCCGCCGGGGTCAAGATGTACTACCTGCACTCCGGGTTTGCCGACATGAAAGCGTTCTCGGTCGGCTTCGATGCCGGGTTCATGCTACACATGGATCACCTGCTGCACGAACGTGGTGAGTCCGAAGGCAGCGCCGTCAGGGATATCCAGTTGGGTCTGACCCTCAAATACTTCGAAGCAAAGTACATTTGGAAAAACGAAGAGTACGTGTTTAGATATATCGATGGCAGTTCCTTCGGCACCGAGCAAGAAGACAAGATCCCGGTAGAGATCGGATTAGGAACATCGGCACGCCTCAGGGATGGTCGGTTGCTCCTGGCCGGTGATCTTGTCAAGAACTCCAAGCAGGGTGTGGCCGTTCATCTGGGCGGCGAGTATATCGTCAAACCCGAGTTTGCGCTGAGGGGCGGTTTTTCTGATGGTCGTTTCACCGTCGGCACCGGATATATCTTTAATCTGTCCGACCGTGTTCTGGGCATCGACTACGCTTTCTCCACCGACCGTGCCGATGAAGGTTCCGAGCACGTCTTTTCGTTTGAACTTAAGTTTT